From the genome of Hymenobacter cellulosilyticus, one region includes:
- a CDS encoding DUF2461 domain-containing protein — protein sequence MLNAATFSFLTDLRANNNKAWLDTNRPAYEEAKADFLVLVTEVLRQVEAADPAIAGSHLQAKKCLFRLNRDIRFSSDKTPYKTNFGAWFNAGGKGAPTAGYYLNLEPGGSFVAGGMYMPEAKVLATLRQEIDYNLPAFEALLAAPEFQRHFPGLNQEHRLQRPPKGYEAANPALPYLKLKSFTASHPLSDAALLRPGVSQQITAGFAALQPLVEFLNRGLD from the coding sequence ATGCTGAACGCCGCCACCTTCTCCTTTCTGACTGACTTACGCGCCAACAACAATAAGGCCTGGCTCGACACCAACCGGCCGGCCTACGAAGAAGCCAAAGCCGATTTTCTAGTGCTCGTAACTGAGGTGCTGCGCCAGGTCGAAGCCGCCGACCCGGCCATTGCCGGGTCGCACCTGCAGGCCAAGAAGTGCCTGTTTCGCCTCAACCGGGACATTCGCTTCTCATCCGACAAGACTCCCTACAAAACCAACTTCGGGGCCTGGTTTAACGCCGGCGGCAAAGGCGCGCCCACGGCGGGCTACTACCTGAACCTGGAGCCCGGCGGCTCCTTCGTGGCGGGCGGCATGTATATGCCCGAGGCCAAGGTGCTGGCTACCCTGCGCCAGGAAATCGACTACAACCTGCCCGCCTTCGAAGCCCTGCTGGCGGCGCCCGAGTTTCAGCGTCACTTCCCGGGCCTGAACCAGGAGCACCGGCTACAGCGCCCACCCAAAGGCTACGAAGCGGCCAACCCGGCCCTGCCTTACCTCAAACTCAAAAGCTTCACAGCCTCCCACCCCTTGTCCGACGCGGCCCTGCTGCGCCCCGGCGTAAGCCAGCAGATTACGGCGGGCTTCGCGGCCCTGCAACCCCTGGTCGAGTTTCTGAACCGGGGCCTGGACTAG
- a CDS encoding efflux RND transporter periplasmic adaptor subunit produces MKAVNVTVGQSVTPTETLFELVDPDHLHVELTVFEKDVPLLRPGQRIRFTLPNDSSAERTASVYLIGRTVDAQQRTVRVHGHLDRENDPSLLPGMFVRAVVETSARRVPALPDKAVVDYEGKQYVFRLESSSAKQQVFRMLEVRRGEQADGYSEVLLPGAAAGARYATDGAYSLLSKLKNAAEEE; encoded by the coding sequence GTGAAAGCGGTAAACGTGACGGTGGGCCAGAGCGTGACGCCCACCGAAACCCTGTTTGAGCTCGTCGACCCCGACCACCTGCACGTGGAACTCACCGTGTTTGAAAAGGATGTGCCCCTGCTGCGCCCGGGCCAGCGCATCCGCTTTACCCTGCCCAACGACAGCAGCGCCGAACGCACGGCCAGTGTCTACCTGATCGGGCGCACCGTGGATGCCCAGCAGCGCACCGTGCGCGTACACGGCCACCTCGACCGGGAAAACGACCCCAGCCTGCTGCCCGGCATGTTTGTGCGGGCCGTGGTCGAAACCTCGGCCCGCCGCGTGCCCGCCCTGCCCGACAAGGCCGTGGTCGACTACGAAGGCAAGCAGTACGTGTTTCGGCTCGAATCGTCCTCGGCCAAGCAGCAGGTGTTTCGGATGCTGGAAGTGCGCCGCGGCGAGCAGGCCGACGGCTACAGCGAAGTACTGCTGCCCGGCGCGGCCGCCGGAGCCCGCTACGCCACCGACGGGGCCTATTCGCTGCTGAGTAAGCTTAAAAACGCGGCTGAGGAAGAATAG
- a CDS encoding alpha/beta fold hydrolase, producing the protein MRAITLPTLLVCADKGVVSPAVAEELRSLNPELQVEHIREAGHALHLDQPERFATIVQDFLRSVETADSRKQ; encoded by the coding sequence GTGCGGGCCATTACCCTGCCAACGCTGCTCGTATGTGCGGACAAAGGCGTGGTTTCCCCGGCGGTGGCCGAAGAGCTGCGGAGTCTTAATCCGGAGCTGCAAGTTGAGCACATCAGGGAAGCGGGCCACGCGCTCCACCTGGACCAGCCCGAACGGTTTGCAACCATCGTGCAGGACTTCCTGCGTTCGGTTGAAACAGCTGATTCCCGAAAGCAATAG
- a CDS encoding RtcB family protein, whose amino-acid sequence MRGRGERDSLQSASHGAGRRMSRGQAMKTLKEGDVRRELKDHGIELMGGGLDEAPMAYKDIHQVMAHQRDLVDVLGSFTPKIVRMDAGSKGGKGGE is encoded by the coding sequence GTGCGCGGCCGCGGGGAGCGGGATTCGCTGCAGTCGGCTTCCCATGGGGCTGGGCGGCGCATGTCGCGGGGGCAGGCCATGAAAACCCTGAAGGAAGGCGACGTACGGCGGGAGCTCAAGGACCACGGCATTGAGCTCATGGGCGGCGGCCTCGACGAAGCGCCCATGGCCTACAAAGACATTCACCAAGTCATGGCCCACCAGCGCGACCTGGTGGATGTGCTCGGCTCCTTCACGCCCAAAATCGTGCGCATGGATGCCGGCAGCAAGGGCGGTAAAGGCGGCGAGTAA
- a CDS encoding RtcB family protein: MSKQTVRGNDLRKIGFPEGPAIGRALDVLADRQFKKLDKGSALALLQQIQADPYKYLRDETWRDVAKELVPQPDKNVGLNPEIKDYRRYGEEFIEDGARKQMDTAMQLPVTIDGALMPDAHQGYGLPIGGVLAVDNAVIPYGVGMDIGCRMALSVFPLPEHELYQRTKELRNIILANTRFGSKFSAFDKKMDDAIFERPEFKEIAVLRGKRQTAVDQIGTSGSGNHFVEFGVVDITDPDNELDVPPGKYLGLLTHSGSRGLGAAVAQHYTKLAMNVCPLPPEARHLAWLSLDSQAGQEYWAAMNLAGDYASACHDQIHRRISRALGEKPMAKVENHHNFAWRETLSDGREAIVHRKGATPAGKGVLGVIPGSMTAPALSCAAAGSGIRCSRLPMGLGGACRGGRP, from the coding sequence ATGTCCAAGCAAACGGTGCGCGGCAACGACCTGCGCAAGATTGGTTTTCCCGAAGGCCCCGCCATTGGCCGCGCCCTCGACGTGCTGGCCGACCGCCAGTTCAAGAAGCTCGACAAAGGCAGCGCCCTGGCTTTGCTCCAACAAATTCAGGCCGACCCCTACAAATATCTGCGTGACGAAACCTGGCGCGACGTGGCCAAGGAACTCGTGCCCCAACCTGATAAAAACGTGGGCCTCAACCCCGAAATCAAGGACTACCGCCGCTACGGCGAGGAGTTCATCGAGGACGGGGCCCGCAAGCAAATGGACACCGCCATGCAACTGCCCGTCACCATCGACGGGGCCCTCATGCCCGATGCCCACCAGGGCTACGGCCTGCCCATCGGCGGGGTGCTGGCCGTCGACAACGCCGTCATTCCCTACGGCGTGGGCATGGATATCGGCTGCCGCATGGCCTTGTCGGTGTTTCCGCTGCCCGAGCATGAGCTCTACCAGCGGACCAAGGAGCTGCGCAACATCATTCTGGCCAATACCCGCTTCGGTAGCAAGTTCAGCGCCTTCGATAAGAAAATGGACGACGCCATTTTCGAGCGGCCCGAGTTCAAGGAAATAGCCGTGCTGCGGGGCAAGCGCCAAACCGCCGTCGACCAAATAGGGACCTCGGGCTCGGGCAACCATTTTGTCGAGTTCGGGGTGGTCGACATTACCGACCCCGACAACGAGCTAGACGTGCCGCCGGGCAAATACCTGGGCCTGCTCACCCACAGTGGCTCCCGGGGCCTGGGCGCGGCCGTGGCCCAGCACTACACCAAGCTGGCCATGAACGTTTGTCCCTTGCCGCCCGAAGCTCGCCACCTGGCCTGGCTCAGCCTCGACTCCCAGGCCGGGCAGGAATACTGGGCGGCCATGAACCTGGCCGGCGACTACGCCTCGGCCTGCCACGACCAGATTCACCGCCGCATCAGCCGGGCCCTGGGCGAGAAGCCGATGGCCAAGGTCGAAAACCACCACAACTTCGCCTGGCGCGAAACCCTCTCCGACGGGCGCGAAGCCATTGTGCACCGCAAGGGCGCCACGCCGGCCGGCAAGGGCGTGCTGGGCGTAATTCCCGGCTCGATGACGGCCCCGGCTTTATCGTGCGCGGCCGCGGGGAGCGGGATTCGCTGCAGTCGGCTTCCCATGGGGCTGGGCGGCGCATGTCGCGGGGGCAGGCCATGA
- a CDS encoding zinc ribbon domain-containing protein: MLEPQGWPLRRLCPDEHEELASQQRQAAKEQIYTKTRAQDYTNNLDFLNKGAVVQCNNCQTTLDANKKFCPECGTPNVAAQTKEKFCADCGASVKPGQRFCAECGKPQ, from the coding sequence ATGCTGGAACCACAAGGCTGGCCTCTGCGAAGACTGTGCCCCGATGAGCACGAGGAGCTGGCCTCCCAGCAGCGGCAGGCCGCCAAAGAGCAGATTTACACCAAAACCCGCGCCCAGGACTACACCAACAACCTGGACTTTCTCAACAAAGGCGCCGTCGTGCAGTGCAATAATTGCCAAACCACCCTCGACGCCAACAAGAAGTTCTGCCCCGAGTGCGGCACACCCAACGTGGCGGCCCAAACCAAGGAGAAATTCTGCGCCGACTGCGGGGCCAGCGTCAAGCCCGGCCAGCGCTTCTGCGCCGAGTGCGGCAAGCCCCAGTAG
- a CDS encoding carbohydrate kinase family protein, translating to MPTSSIVCFGEILWDVLPTGRQPGGAPCNVAVHLQQLGVPAQLISRVGQDEPGAELLGFVAGKGLSTAHLQRDSTHQTGIVRANVTDAHEVTYDIVHPVAWDFMQPAVGLDTLVSDAAMFVFGSLAARSPATRETLYSLLEHASFRVFDVNLRPPHYTREVVEYLLQKAELVKMNHHELAEIRAWFGPETDPATAMQQLAEHFRWQALCVTCGAEGALLWTNKQLYRAPAAPVEVQDTIGSGDAFLAALLQGWLAGREPGEALRFACATGALVATRPGATPAFTAADVQQLLAGSSS from the coding sequence ATGCCTACTTCATCCATCGTCTGCTTCGGCGAAATCCTCTGGGACGTGCTGCCCACCGGCCGGCAGCCCGGCGGCGCCCCATGCAACGTGGCCGTGCACCTGCAGCAGCTCGGCGTGCCGGCGCAGCTTATCAGCCGCGTCGGTCAGGATGAGCCGGGCGCTGAGCTACTCGGCTTCGTGGCTGGCAAAGGCCTGAGCACCGCCCACCTGCAGCGCGACTCTACCCACCAAACTGGCATCGTGCGGGCTAACGTAACCGATGCCCACGAGGTGACTTACGACATCGTGCACCCCGTCGCCTGGGACTTTATGCAGCCCGCAGTGGGCCTCGATACGCTCGTTTCCGACGCGGCTATGTTTGTCTTCGGCAGCCTAGCGGCCCGCAGCCCCGCCACTCGTGAGACACTTTATAGCCTGCTGGAGCACGCTTCGTTCCGGGTGTTCGACGTCAACCTGCGCCCACCGCACTACACCCGGGAAGTGGTGGAATATCTGCTGCAGAAAGCTGAGCTGGTGAAAATGAACCACCACGAGCTGGCCGAAATCCGGGCTTGGTTTGGCCCCGAAACCGACCCGGCCACCGCCATGCAGCAGCTGGCCGAGCACTTCCGCTGGCAGGCCCTGTGCGTTACCTGCGGGGCCGAGGGCGCCCTACTCTGGACCAATAAGCAGCTCTACCGCGCCCCCGCTGCGCCCGTCGAGGTGCAGGACACCATCGGCAGCGGCGACGCCTTTCTGGCCGCTCTGCTTCAGGGCTGGCTGGCCGGTCGGGAGCCCGGCGAGGCTCTGCGCTTTGCCTGCGCCACCGGTGCCTTGGTCGCCACCCGCCCCGGTGCCACGCCCGCCTTCACCGCCGCCGACGTGCAGCAGTTACTGGCTGGGTCGTCCTCTTAA
- a CDS encoding YdeI/OmpD-associated family protein: MRPGQHPACNVHTWQAELRELRALVLGCGLTEEVKWGVPCYTFQHRNVVLLHAFKEYCALNFFAGALLTDPQGLLIQQTENVQASRQIRFTNAQEIARLQSVLQAYIREAVEIEKAGLKVTFKPTSEFALPEELQSALADNAALRAAFHTLTPGRQRGYLLYFAAPNKPKPGRRELRNTPHTSSGAKACTTKHIEAFYLLRLPCRVEVFHFSFHLSS; this comes from the coding sequence TTGCGCCCTGGTCAGCACCCCGCCTGCAACGTCCACACATGGCAGGCAGAGCTGCGCGAGCTACGGGCCCTGGTGCTCGGTTGCGGCCTTACGGAGGAAGTGAAGTGGGGAGTGCCCTGCTACACCTTCCAGCACCGGAACGTCGTTCTGCTCCACGCCTTTAAGGAGTATTGCGCCCTCAACTTCTTCGCCGGCGCCCTGCTCACCGACCCGCAAGGCCTGCTGATTCAGCAAACCGAAAACGTGCAGGCCTCCCGCCAGATCCGGTTTACCAACGCCCAGGAAATAGCCCGGCTGCAGTCCGTTTTGCAAGCGTATATCCGGGAAGCAGTGGAAATAGAAAAAGCAGGCCTAAAAGTTACTTTCAAGCCTACCTCGGAGTTTGCCCTGCCCGAAGAGCTGCAAAGTGCCCTGGCCGATAACGCCGCGCTGAGGGCTGCTTTCCACACCCTGACTCCCGGCCGGCAGCGGGGCTACCTGCTCTATTTTGCGGCCCCAAACAAGCCAAAACCCGGGCGGCGCGAATTGCGAAATACACCCCACACATCCTCCGGGGCAAAGGCCTGCACGACTAAGCACATCGAAGCATTTTATCTGCTCCGCCTGCCATGCCGAGTTGAAGTATTTCACTTCTCATTCCACCTGTCATCCTGA
- a CDS encoding SRPBCC family protein, whose translation MEPKTRISAEDNRQDLLITRTFDLPLPLLFTAYTDPAIIEQWMGTKVLKLDNQKHGSWQLETTDEQGQVVFRAGGVIHDFIPDQKITRTFEIENAPSGPSWNFWSSKACPTTPAGSACTSSTARWRSETNSCSCPLPRALIAPTTACRISSAN comes from the coding sequence ATGGAGCCCAAAACCCGCATCAGCGCCGAGGACAACCGGCAGGACCTGCTCATCACCCGCACCTTCGACTTGCCGCTGCCCCTGCTCTTCACGGCCTACACCGACCCCGCCATCATCGAGCAGTGGATGGGCACCAAGGTGCTCAAGCTGGACAACCAAAAGCACGGCAGCTGGCAGCTTGAAACCACCGACGAGCAGGGGCAGGTGGTATTCCGGGCCGGGGGCGTCATCCACGATTTTATTCCCGACCAGAAAATCACCCGCACCTTCGAAATCGAAAATGCCCCTTCGGGCCCCAGCTGGAATTTCTGGAGTTCGAAAGCCTGCCCAACGACACCAGCCGGCTCCGCATGCACATCATCTACCGCTCGGTGGCGCAGCGAAACCAACAGCTGCAGCTGCCCTTTGCCAAGGGCCTTAATAGCGCCCACAACCGCTTGCAGGATATCGTCAGCAAACTAA
- a CDS encoding ArsR/SmtB family transcription factor yields MNLRRDAFQALADPTRRAILLLLASQSLTAGAIAASFDTARPTVSKHLQILTECELLTQEQKGREMYYHLNPVGIKAIADFIEPFRQMWDERFNKLESILKERQAKPTE; encoded by the coding sequence ATGAATCTACGCCGCGACGCCTTCCAGGCCCTGGCCGACCCCACCCGCCGGGCCATTCTGCTGCTGCTGGCTTCCCAGTCGCTGACGGCCGGGGCCATTGCCGCCAGCTTCGACACGGCCCGGCCCACCGTATCCAAGCACCTGCAGATTCTGACCGAGTGCGAGCTGCTCACCCAGGAGCAGAAAGGCCGGGAAATGTATTACCACCTCAACCCGGTCGGCATCAAAGCCATAGCCGACTTCATCGAGCCCTTCCGCCAGATGTGGGACGAGCGGTTCAATAAGCTGGAAAGCATTCTGAAAGAGCGGCAGGCCAAACCCACGGAATAA